The following proteins come from a genomic window of Elusimicrobiota bacterium:
- the frr gene encoding ribosome recycling factor — protein MSNIPAPVQPLFATAEAAMKKSIEKLRQEFAGLRTGRATGNLLDHIKVEYYGSHVPMKQVAAVSVPDGRTIEVKPWDIGSLAAIEKALRISDLGLTPNNDGKMIRLVVPTLTEERRKDMVKTVRKIAEDFRVAVRNDRRVAMEGLKKGEKDKVLSEDQRKTAEGALQGLTDAHIKQVDEALAAKEKDILTV, from the coding sequence ATGTCCAACATCCCCGCCCCGGTCCAACCGCTTTTCGCGACGGCCGAAGCCGCCATGAAGAAATCCATCGAGAAGCTCCGCCAGGAATTCGCGGGGCTGCGCACGGGGCGGGCGACGGGCAATTTGCTCGACCACATCAAAGTCGAATATTACGGGTCCCACGTCCCCATGAAACAGGTGGCCGCCGTGAGCGTCCCCGATGGGCGCACCATCGAAGTCAAACCCTGGGACATCGGGTCCCTCGCGGCCATTGAAAAGGCCCTGCGCATCTCCGATCTGGGATTGACCCCCAACAACGACGGGAAAATGATCCGGCTTGTCGTGCCCACGTTGACCGAGGAACGCCGCAAGGACATGGTCAAGACGGTTCGGAAAATCGCCGAGGATTTCCGCGTTGCCGTCCGCAACGACCGCCGGGTCGCCATGGAAGGCCTCAAGAAAGGGGAAAAAGACAAGGTTCTTTCGGAGGACCAACGGAAAACCGCCGAAGGCGCCCTGCAAGGCCTCACCGACGCCCACATCAAACAGGTGGACGAAGCCCTCGCCGCCAAAGAGAAAGACATCCTCACCGTCTGA
- a CDS encoding UMP kinase — protein sequence MSAPKAVRRVVLKLSGEALLGRSANGIDVDALFSIAQSLKSAQKARHQVAVVVGGGNIWRGGRGRGRELDRVISDQMGMLATLVNALALQDALEKLGVPTRVMSAMEVAKVAEPYIRRRAIRHLEKGRLVIFAAGTGNPFFSTDTAAALRASEIEADIVLKATQVDGVYDADPHTHPKAKRYKTLSLNQALRDRLGVMDAAALALCLENKIPIRVFNLRDVGSIRRAIAGEAVGTLVTP from the coding sequence GTGTCAGCGCCCAAAGCCGTGCGGCGGGTGGTGCTGAAACTCTCGGGCGAGGCGCTCCTCGGGCGCTCCGCCAACGGGATCGACGTCGACGCCCTTTTCTCGATTGCCCAAAGCCTGAAGTCGGCCCAGAAGGCCCGGCACCAGGTCGCGGTGGTCGTCGGGGGGGGCAACATCTGGCGCGGCGGCCGCGGTCGGGGCCGGGAATTGGACCGCGTCATCTCGGACCAAATGGGCATGCTGGCGACCCTTGTCAACGCCCTGGCCCTGCAGGACGCCCTGGAAAAACTCGGCGTGCCGACCCGGGTGATGTCGGCCATGGAAGTCGCCAAGGTGGCCGAGCCCTACATCCGTCGGCGGGCCATTCGCCATCTCGAAAAAGGCCGGCTGGTGATCTTCGCCGCCGGGACCGGCAATCCCTTCTTTTCCACCGACACCGCCGCCGCGTTGCGCGCCTCGGAAATCGAGGCCGACATCGTCCTCAAGGCCACCCAGGTGGATGGTGTTTACGACGCCGACCCGCATACCCACCCCAAGGCCAAACGTTACAAAACCCTTTCTTTGAACCAGGCCCTGCGGGACCGATTGGGCGTGATGGACGCCGCGGCCCTCGCGTTGTGCCTGGAGAACAAAATCCCCATCCGCGTTTTCAACCTGCGGGACGTCGGTTCCATCCGCCGTGCCATCGCGGGCGAAGCCGTCGGCACGCTGGTGACCCCCTAG